Proteins found in one Falsirhodobacter algicola genomic segment:
- a CDS encoding aldo/keto reductase, with product MRQRQLGALRVGEIGLGAMSFGGMFGATDEEASLRTLDAAQEAGITMIDTANVYGLGVSETVIGRWGRAATVATKCGIVSGPPRSIDNSEPYIRACLEESLRRLKRDHVELYYMHRHDPKVPIEEVAGTMARLIEEGKIGGYGLSEIAPYTLRRAHAEHPVTAVQNEYSLWTRQPELGLLQTCRELGVAFVAFSPLGRGMFGEHAPTRADFRSGVDFRHTNPRFVEPNFAANIAAIEPFRAFCRDRGWTVSGTALAWVLAQGDHIIPIPGTRTAEHLRDWLDVHPSAEDLAEIGRILPAGFAWGDRYGDHQSMAVERYC from the coding sequence ATGAGACAACGGCAACTTGGCGCGCTGCGCGTCGGCGAGATCGGGCTTGGCGCGATGAGCTTCGGCGGCATGTTCGGGGCCACCGACGAAGAGGCCTCGCTGCGCACGCTCGATGCCGCGCAGGAGGCGGGCATCACGATGATCGACACCGCCAACGTCTATGGCCTTGGCGTGTCGGAGACGGTGATCGGGCGCTGGGGCCGGGCCGCGACGGTGGCGACGAAATGCGGCATCGTGTCCGGCCCGCCGCGCAGCATCGACAATTCCGAGCCCTACATCCGGGCTTGCCTCGAGGAATCGCTGCGCCGGCTGAAGCGCGATCATGTCGAGCTGTACTACATGCACCGGCACGATCCGAAGGTTCCGATCGAAGAGGTCGCCGGCACGATGGCGCGCCTGATCGAAGAGGGGAAGATCGGCGGCTACGGCCTGTCGGAGATCGCGCCCTATACTTTGCGCCGCGCCCATGCCGAACATCCGGTGACGGCGGTGCAGAACGAATACTCGCTCTGGACGCGGCAGCCAGAACTGGGGCTGCTTCAAACCTGCCGCGAATTGGGCGTGGCCTTCGTCGCCTTTTCGCCTTTGGGGCGGGGGATGTTCGGGGAGCACGCGCCGACGCGCGCGGATTTCCGGTCCGGCGTCGATTTCCGCCACACCAATCCCCGTTTCGTCGAGCCGAACTTCGCGGCCAATATCGCCGCGATCGAGCCGTTCCGCGCCTTTTGCCGCGATCGCGGCTGGACCGTGTCGGGCACGGCCCTTGCTTGGGTGCTGGCGCAGGGGGATCACATCATCCCCATTCCGGGCACCCGCACGGCCGAGCATCTGCGCGACTGGCTGGACGTGCACCCCTCGGCCGAGGATCTGGCCGAGATCGGGCGCATCCTGCCCGCGGGGTTCGCATGGGGCGACCGCTACGGCGATCACCAGTCCATGGCGGTGGAGCGTTACTGCTGA
- a CDS encoding GntR family transcriptional regulator: protein MIRPRADTTSAHERVYRALRTRIMHGELAPGQALTLRGIGRDYGVSMTPARESVRRLVAEGALTLSSSGRVATPELSPERIEELAAIRSLLEPEMASRALPRAHFALIDRLTAINMANAEAVAKSDAVGYIRTNLEFHRTLYLRAQAPAMLALLETVWLQLGPTMRALYSRLRRNEPPAHHRHILAALQAGDEPGLRLAVRTDVTQGLRHLAGWERT, encoded by the coding sequence ATGATCCGTCCCCGCGCCGACACCACATCCGCGCATGAACGCGTCTATCGGGCGCTGCGCACCCGCATCATGCATGGCGAACTCGCGCCCGGTCAGGCGCTGACGCTGCGCGGGATCGGCCGCGATTACGGCGTGTCGATGACGCCGGCGCGCGAATCGGTGCGGCGGCTGGTGGCCGAAGGGGCGCTCACGCTCTCCTCCTCGGGGCGGGTCGCGACGCCCGAACTGTCGCCCGAACGGATCGAGGAACTGGCCGCGATCCGCTCGCTCCTGGAGCCGGAGATGGCCAGCCGCGCCCTGCCGCGCGCCCATTTCGCGCTGATCGACCGGCTGACCGCCATCAACATGGCCAATGCCGAGGCCGTCGCGAAAAGCGACGCTGTCGGCTATATCCGCACCAACCTCGAATTCCACCGCACGCTCTATCTGCGGGCGCAGGCCCCGGCGATGCTGGCGCTTCTGGAAACGGTGTGGTTGCAGCTTGGCCCGACCATGCGCGCCCTCTACAGCCGCTTGCGGCGCAACGAACCGCCCGCGCATCATCGCCACATCCTCGCCGCGCTTCAGGCGGGGGACGAGCCGGGCCTGCGGCTGGCGGTGCGCACCGACGTCACGCAAGGCCTGCGCCACCTTGCCGGATGGGAGAGGACATGA
- the deoD gene encoding purine-nucleoside phosphorylase, giving the protein MTHHINPEAEIAETVLLPGDPLRARWVAQTFLQDAVEVNAIRGMYGYTGIWQGRRVTVQGTGMGMPSLSIYVNELIRMGARNLIRIGSAGGMQPDVKVRDLVLAMSACHAGYPSATIFRELCFAPTADFGLLSRAAAAAPEAHVGQIYSSDTFYDERADLGEQMRRHGVLAVEMEAAELYALAARHKVRALAVCTISDHLLTGESLPPEERERSFARMVEVALHAAHA; this is encoded by the coding sequence ATGACCCACCACATCAACCCCGAGGCCGAGATCGCCGAGACCGTGCTGCTGCCGGGCGATCCGTTGCGCGCCCGCTGGGTCGCCCAGACCTTCCTGCAGGATGCGGTGGAGGTGAACGCCATCCGCGGCATGTACGGCTATACCGGCATATGGCAGGGCCGCAGGGTCACCGTGCAGGGCACGGGAATGGGGATGCCCTCGCTCTCCATCTATGTGAACGAATTGATCCGCATGGGCGCGCGCAATCTGATCCGCATCGGATCGGCGGGCGGGATGCAGCCGGATGTGAAGGTGCGCGATCTGGTGCTGGCGATGTCGGCCTGCCATGCGGGCTACCCCTCGGCCACGATCTTCCGCGAGCTGTGCTTTGCCCCGACCGCCGATTTCGGCCTGCTGAGCCGCGCCGCCGCCGCCGCCCCCGAGGCGCATGTGGGGCAGATCTATTCCTCCGACACCTTCTATGACGAGCGGGCCGATCTCGGCGAACAGATGCGCCGCCATGGCGTTCTGGCCGTGGAGATGGAGGCGGCGGAGCTTTACGCCCTTGCGGCGCGGCACAAGGTGCGGGCGTTGGCGGTCTGCACCATCTCGGACCATCTGCTGACGGGCGAGAGCCTGCCGCCCGAGGAGCGCGAGCGCAGTTTCGCACGCATGGTGGAGGTGGCGCTGCACGCCGCCCACGCTTGA
- a CDS encoding gluconokinase gives MIDRMVLMGVSGCGKTTVGNALAAAIGLPYLDGDILHSDAAVAKMAKGIPLTDEDRWPWLRRVGAALAEQPRILGCSALKRAYRDLLRQEAGEILFIHLTGAPGVIAERMRRRSGHFMPEVLLQSQLADLQPPGPDEMAAPVDIDQPVEGIVRDIQLAMARAEASR, from the coding sequence ATGATCGATCGCATGGTTCTGATGGGCGTGTCCGGCTGCGGCAAGACGACGGTGGGCAACGCCCTCGCGGCGGCCATCGGCCTGCCCTATCTGGACGGCGACATCCTGCATTCGGATGCCGCAGTCGCAAAGATGGCCAAGGGCATCCCCCTGACCGACGAAGACCGCTGGCCTTGGCTGCGCCGCGTCGGTGCGGCGCTGGCGGAACAGCCGCGCATCCTCGGCTGCTCGGCGCTCAAACGCGCCTATCGCGATCTGCTGCGGCAGGAGGCGGGGGAGATCCTCTTCATCCATCTGACGGGTGCGCCCGGCGTCATCGCCGAGCGGATGCGGCGGCGCAGTGGGCATTTCATGCCCGAAGTGCTGCTGCAAAGCCAGCTTGCCGATCTTCAGCCCCCCGGCCCGGACGAGATGGCGGCCCCCGTGGACATCGATCAGCCCGTAGAGGGCATCGTCCGCGACATTCAGCTTGCCATGGCGCGGGCCGAGGCCAGCCGGTAG
- a CDS encoding YifB family Mg chelatase-like AAA ATPase, which translates to MVTRAYTVAFEGVEARLVEVQCAVSPGLPAFAIVGLPDKAVSEAKERIRAALDAMSIALPSRRIAINLSPADLPKEGSHFDLPIALALLAAMDILPPDEVEATVSLGELSLDGRLMPVLGALPAAMAAAEADRALICPRACGAEAAWIGATEVLAAGSLLDVVRHLTGQAHLPPVDPAEALPDAPMRDLRDVKGQERAKRALEIAAAGRHHLLMVGTPGSGKSMLAARLPGLLPPLSPMEALETSTIHSVAGLLSGGIRRQRPFRAPHHTASAAAITGGGRGAHPGEMSLAHNGVLFLDELPEFPRAVLETLRQPIETGEIVVARAAAHIRYPCRFLLVAAANPCRCGYMSDAARACARAPACGEDYLGRVSGPLLDRFDMRLDVPSVAWSDLDAPAAGEDTATVAARVAAARAVQARRFDGHGIRTNSEAEGALLDAVATPDAEGRALLARVADRFGLSARGYHRVLRVARTIADLDASAEVRQPHIAEAVGYRLASARAMAS; encoded by the coding sequence ATGGTCACACGCGCCTATACCGTCGCCTTCGAAGGGGTCGAGGCCCGCTTGGTGGAGGTGCAATGCGCCGTCTCGCCGGGCCTGCCGGCCTTTGCCATCGTCGGCCTGCCCGACAAGGCCGTGAGCGAGGCGAAGGAGCGCATCCGCGCCGCCCTCGACGCCATGAGCATCGCGCTTCCGTCCCGGCGCATCGCTATCAACCTCTCCCCCGCCGATCTGCCGAAGGAAGGCTCGCATTTCGATCTGCCGATCGCGCTGGCGCTGCTGGCCGCGATGGACATCCTGCCCCCCGACGAGGTGGAAGCCACGGTCAGCCTCGGCGAATTGTCGTTGGATGGGCGGTTGATGCCGGTGCTAGGGGCGCTTCCGGCGGCGATGGCGGCGGCGGAGGCCGACCGGGCGCTGATCTGCCCCCGCGCCTGCGGGGCCGAGGCCGCGTGGATCGGCGCGACCGAGGTGCTGGCGGCGGGATCGCTGCTGGATGTGGTGCGCCATCTGACCGGGCAGGCGCATCTGCCCCCCGTCGATCCGGCCGAGGCGCTGCCCGATGCCCCCATGCGCGATCTGCGCGACGTGAAGGGTCAGGAACGGGCCAAGCGCGCGCTGGAGATCGCGGCCGCCGGGCGGCACCATCTTTTGATGGTCGGAACGCCGGGATCGGGGAAATCGATGCTGGCGGCCCGCCTGCCCGGCCTGCTGCCGCCGCTCTCGCCCATGGAGGCGCTGGAAACCTCCACGATCCATTCGGTTGCGGGGCTGTTATCGGGGGGGATCCGCCGCCAGCGCCCGTTCCGCGCGCCGCATCACACGGCCTCGGCGGCGGCGATCACCGGGGGCGGACGCGGCGCCCACCCCGGAGAGATGAGCCTTGCCCATAACGGCGTTCTGTTCCTCGACGAATTGCCGGAGTTTCCCCGCGCGGTGCTGGAAACGCTGCGCCAACCGATCGAGACGGGGGAGATCGTGGTCGCCCGCGCCGCCGCCCATATCCGCTATCCCTGCCGGTTCCTCTTGGTGGCGGCGGCCAATCCCTGCCGCTGCGGCTACATGTCCGATGCGGCGCGCGCCTGCGCCCGTGCCCCGGCCTGCGGCGAGGATTACCTTGGCCGTGTCTCCGGCCCTTTGCTGGATAGGTTCGACATGCGCCTCGATGTGCCATCCGTTGCGTGGAGCGATCTCGACGCGCCGGCGGCGGGCGAGGATACGGCCACCGTCGCGGCGCGCGTAGCGGCGGCGCGCGCGGTGCAGGCGCGGCGCTTCGACGGTCATGGCATCCGCACCAATTCGGAGGCCGAGGGCGCGCTCCTCGATGCCGTCGCCACGCCCGATGCGGAGGGGCGCGCGCTGCTGGCGCGGGTGGCCGATCGGTTCGGTCTGTCGGCGCGCGGCTATCACCGGGTGCTGCGGGTGGCGCGCACCATCGCCGATCTGGACGCCAGCGCCGAGGTGCGCCAGCCCCATATCGCCGAAGCGGTCGGCTACCGGCTGGCCTCGGCCCGCGCCATGGCAAGCTGA